In one window of Myxocyprinus asiaticus isolate MX2 ecotype Aquarium Trade chromosome 43, UBuf_Myxa_2, whole genome shotgun sequence DNA:
- the LOC127433859 gene encoding MAP3K7 C-terminal-like protein isoform X2, which produces MITSSRRVSADKSEVQIAFSLDESSELKDAEDPLPAFLDLEQRLQPVLPCRSLKESVDVYKDHCKMANEFNQVKHEIARLEDRKKELIAEILEDEKASMEVAQLEEEYRILTEENRNLISAHSECTQQLENLRVISQKRQGSS; this is translated from the exons ATGATCACCTCATCTAGACGAGTCTCTGCAGATAAATCTGAAGTACAAATCGCTTTCAGCCTCGACGAATCCTCAG AGTTGAAAGATGCAGAGGATCCCCTTCCAGCTTTCCTTGACCTTGAGCAACGTCTACAG CCAGTGCTGCCATGTCGGTCTCTAAAGGAGTCTGTAGATGTGTACAAAGACCACTGCAAGATGGCCAATGAGTTCAACCAAGTCAAACATGAAATCGCCAGGCTAGAAGACAGAAA GAAAGAACTCATTGCAGAGATATTAGAAGATGAAAAGGCATCGATGGAGGTCGCACAGCTGGAGGAGGAATACAGGATACTTACGGAGGAAAACCGGAATCTGATCTCGGCCCACAGTGAATGCACCCAGCAGCTTGAAAATCTCCGGGTGATCAGTCAAAAGAGGCAGGGCTCCTCGTGA
- the LOC127433859 gene encoding MAP3K7 C-terminal-like protein isoform X1, producing the protein MFTMGKLDLNQHKLLKYQQTADTVMSLWCHVSCELKDAEDPLPAFLDLEQRLQPVLPCRSLKESVDVYKDHCKMANEFNQVKHEIARLEDRKKELIAEILEDEKASMEVAQLEEEYRILTEENRNLISAHSECTQQLENLRVISQKRQGSS; encoded by the exons ATGTTTACCATGGGGAAGTTGGACCTAAATCAGCATAAACTCCTAAAATATCAACAGACTGCAGATACGGTGATGTCATTGTGGTGCCATGTGAGCTGTG AGTTGAAAGATGCAGAGGATCCCCTTCCAGCTTTCCTTGACCTTGAGCAACGTCTACAG CCAGTGCTGCCATGTCGGTCTCTAAAGGAGTCTGTAGATGTGTACAAAGACCACTGCAAGATGGCCAATGAGTTCAACCAAGTCAAACATGAAATCGCCAGGCTAGAAGACAGAAA GAAAGAACTCATTGCAGAGATATTAGAAGATGAAAAGGCATCGATGGAGGTCGCACAGCTGGAGGAGGAATACAGGATACTTACGGAGGAAAACCGGAATCTGATCTCGGCCCACAGTGAATGCACCCAGCAGCTTGAAAATCTCCGGGTGATCAGTCAAAAGAGGCAGGGCTCCTCGTGA